In Arachis stenosperma cultivar V10309 chromosome 1, arast.V10309.gnm1.PFL2, whole genome shotgun sequence, one DNA window encodes the following:
- the LOC130970817 gene encoding cytochrome P450 86A1-like encodes MIEIETLPLLYTLIALLFAYLLWFHLFSRTLTGPRVYPFLGSLPILFMNRNRVHDWITLNLIGRIKVSGSATYQTCILPFPFLARKQGFYTVTSNPKNIEHVLKVRFDNYPKGPNWQTAFHDLLGQGIFNSDGATWLIQRKTAALEFTTRTLKHAMSRWVNRTIKDRLWCILDKAAKEGVAVDLQDLLLRLTFDNICGLTFGKDPETLSPDLPENPFCNAFDSATEATLHRLLYYPGILWRFKKLLCIGSEKRLMDSLKVVDDYMNVVVSNRDKSSSDDLISRFTNKRDGDGNPFSAAALQRIALNFVLAGRDTSSVALSWFFHLVSSHPAVEDRILRELTAVLSASRGSDRCRWTENAIGFEEAEKLVYLKAALSETLRLYPSVPEDFKYALNDDVLPDGTFVPKGSTVTYSIYSVGRMKSVWGEDCMEFKPERWISVQENRVRFEQPKDGFKFVAFNAGPRTCLGKDLAYLQMKSVAAAVLLRYRILPVPGHKVEQKMSLTLFMKNGLRVYLQPRQLLPENATYA; translated from the exons ATGATTGAAATTGAGACACTTCCTCTACTCTATACTCTTATTGCTTTGTTATTCGCATATTTACTTTGGTTCCACCTTTTCTCTCGAACCCTAACCGGTCCGAGAGTGTATCCTTTCCTTGGAAGCCTTCCAATCCTTTTCATGAATCGAAACCGGGTTCATGATTGGATTACCCTAAATTTAATAGGCCGAATCAAAGTTTCTGGTTCGGCCACATACCAGACTTGTATCCTCCCTTTTCCTTTCTTGGCACGCAAGCAAGGGTTTTACACAGTCACGTCCAATCCCAAGAACATCGAGCACGTGCTCAAAGTCCGATTTGATAATTACCCGAAAGGGCCCAATTGGCAAACAGCATTCCATGATCTCTTGGGCCAAGGGATCTTCAACAGCGACGGTGCCACGTGGCTGATTCAGCGCAAGACGGCGGCTTTGGAGTTCACGACGCGAACCCTAAAGCATGCCATGAGCCGATGGGTGAACCGTACAATCAAGGACCGGTTGTGGTGCATCTTGGATAAAGCAGCAAAGGAGGGTGTAGCGGTGGACCTTCAGGACCTTCTTCTCAGGTTGACTTTTGATAACATTTGTGGACTCACGTTTGGGAAGGACCCAGAAACTTTGTCACCGGATTTGCCTGAAAACCCTTTCTGCAATGCCTTTGATTCTGCAACTGAAGCTACGTTGCATAGGCTTTTGTATTACCCTGGGATCTTGTGGAGGTTCAAGAAGCTTCTATGCATTGGTTCCGAAAAGAGGCTCATGGACAGTTTGAAG GTGGTTGACGATTACATGAACGTCGTCGTCTCCAATCGTGACAAGTCATCCTCCGACGACCTAATCTCCCGCTTCACCAACAAGCGTGACGGCGATGGCAACCCCTTCTCCGCCGCCGCACTCCAACGCATCGCCCTCAACTTCGTCCTCGCCGGCAGGGACACCTCCTCCGTCGCCCTCTCCTGGTTCTTCCACCTCGTCTCCTCCCACCCCGCCGTCGAGGATCGCATCCTCCGCGAGCTCACGGCGGTCCTCTCCGCCTCCCGCGGCTCGGATCGCTGTCGCTGGACGGAGAATGCTATCGGCTTCGAGGAGGCGGAGAAGCTCGTTTACCTCAAAGCCGCACTCTCCGAAACGCTGCGTTTGTACCCTTCAGTTCCCGAGGATTTTAAGTACGCATTAAACGACGACGTTTTGCCAGATGGCACCTTCGTTCCGAAGGGTTCGACGGTTACTTATTCGATTTACTCTGTTGGGAGAATGAAGAGTGTTTGGGGTGAGGATTGCATGGAATTTAAACCGGAGCGTTGGATTTCGGTTCAGGAGAACCGGGTTCGATTCGAACAGCCAAAAGATGGGTTTAAGTTCGTTGCTTTTAATGCTGGACCGAGAACCTGCTTGGGCAAGGACTTGGCTTACCTTCAGATGAAGTCTGTGGCAGCGGCTGTGCTTTTGAGGTACCGGATATTGCCGGTTCCCGGTCACAAGGTGGAGCAGAAGATGTCGCTTACGCTGTTCATGAAGAATGGGCTCCGTGTTTACTTACAGCCACGTCAGCTTCTACCAGAGAATGCCACGTATGCATAG